The sequence AAGTTctgaggggatgaaaggctttttgaaagtacgtTACTATtatggcaattttgaagctaggactatgaaaactgatttagaaatgaaaaaatacatatttcagcatttttggaaaatcATGACTAAAGGGGTAAAATAGCTGGTGAATGATTTTTTTGCCaagaaatcattattaaagaaactactaaagcattttcaaagctacacttatgaaatttggtgtttgacttcttggttagaaataaaacatatataTGTTTCATTGTTTTCAGAAATTTAATGCCCAAAGGGAGTGAAATACAGGATGAAACATCAGCATTTTCAAAGCTATATGTACAAAAATTTGTTTcgattctctgttagaaataaaaatacatgtttcactgtttttggaaattcaatccctaaggtgTTGAAATAAGGCATGAAAGTTGTAAGAAAATATATTgttgtattaaaatttttttttaactaaatCGATGAAAATTAGTGTTTTGCTTCTGAGTTACATATTGAGAAATATATGTTAGAGTTTGAAAGTTTCTGTGAAACATCACCAGAAGAACCTAAAATGCATAATTAACAAAAACCTTAGACTCAAGCTGACAGAATCGCATTTTGGTCAGCAGTACATTCAGAGAAGATCATGCTTCTATGGCTTAGTGTGAAAACCTTAgatggtgttgcaatttgtgaacaacataaaaatctgataaaaaaaagaaatgtgcacaCCATACTGAATATGCAGGCAACACAACACTCAGCTAGTGTTTTCATAATAAAATTGTGTGTGAAAATTTCAGTaactgatatttttcatttttggaTATAGCTCTGTTCCAGAAAAGAGTTTGTAAGTTGACGTTTATTTCATGTAACATAATACTAATAAATATACAAAATGTATTTCTACACAGAGTAAATTGTCGGGCAGAACAAGTGAAACTTTTCCACCCAATGTCACagcaaaaccacctttgtttcgctGAATTTTCAACAATATTAATGTGAAACAATCGTGCATCATCTTAATTTGTGATCACTTCTGGTCAGTTACCCGAATAGTCCTTGTGCCCTAAAATCGCACACTGTAAATAATTTCCTAACTTATTCTTCCTGGAGATTTGTAACCATTTCTAGTTAGTTACCCTAATGGTCTTTGTATCCTACAATTATGCAgtgtaaataattttataacttATTCTTCCTGGAGATAATTGGATTAACATAAGATTGTTTCCACACTAGGTCAGGCGCTCAAAATTTCTGGAACAGCAACTGTATCTACGATTTGGAAGAGAATCTGTACTACGGATTATCTGTTATTCTCAAATGATTGAAGATTCCACACGCTGAAATCTGCGAAACATTACTTCACTGCATGAAGATTACCTATTTGGAGataattgtttttgtgttgttgcaagAAAACTAAACTTTACTAGTAAATGGTGTTACTGTAGTAGTTGAGGCATATTTATACAAGAGATTGAGGTCTCGTGAACACAGCTAAAGAAAATGGACCAGAGCAACAATGTTCATTTAAGATGGAATAAGCACCAGTCTACTTTGGTGTCTGTTTTTGATGCCTTGTTGGACAATGAGAAATTAACAGACTGCACAATTAGTGCACAGGGGCAGCATTTAAGAGCACATAAAATAATTCTTTCAGCATGTAGTCCATATTTTGAGGAACTGTTCACTAAAAACTATGAGAAGCATCCTATTATCATATTGCACGATGTAAAGTATGCCGTGGTGAAGGCATTGATGGATTTTATGTACCGTGGTGAAGTAAATATACCACATGAGGAGCTTAGTTGTGTTCTGAAGCTCTCGGAGTCCCTTCAGATAAGGGGGCTGTCTGGCAGTGGATGTGTGGATGACGCCAACGTACAGAAAGGCAGAGGAAGCAATGCACCATCAGTACCTCCAGAAACTCGGCAATCTGAACCTCCTCCTGTGTCACACTTTACCTCAGATCAGACAGAGCTAGATGATAATGTACAGTCATTTAGAAGATGCTCTCCAGTTGTGTCCTCACAGGACTTAGGTACGAGGGAATTAGATTCTGATTGTAAATCCATCGAAAAgtacggaacaagtattaatcatTTTGGTTCTGATAGGAGTAAAGGCCAAAATGTGCTTCAAGAGGTCATCACTCCTGACCTTGATAGTGTGCATCAGCTTCCATCTCAAAGACAAGTATTGCCAGTAATGAGTAACTCAACTTCTGAACCACTTTTCAGTCCAATTCCTTCTCAGTCTGTGTGTAATGAGTTGCAGAGTCCCAGTGGTGAAATGGCTGTTACAGAAAATGAACAGTTCATAATGCCAGAAGCAGTATTAGCAGACAATAGGTCAGCAGATATGACTACACACCAACTGGAGGAGGTACCAATAGAAATAAAATCTGAGATCCTTGAGACTCATATGGAAATTGTGGAAGATCTTACTGCCGATGACAGCAATTATCCTGGCGATGATGATTATCGTGATGATTGTGACGGTGCTGAAGTTGACAATGCAGAAGTCAGGAGAGTAAGTGAAGGTCTGAAATGTGAAGAGAATTTTTGTACTCGAGGGATTAACCATATACATTCGATATTTGGCAGTGCTGATTTGAATAGCATGACTTCGACAACATCCCAGACGGTATCGCGTAAACGGTTTAGTTGTCATTCTTGTGGAAAGTCGTATCAGCATCCACAAGGGCTATGGAGACACATGAAGCTTCAGTGTGGTAAAGAGCCCCAGTTTCAGTGCTCTCACTGTGACTATCGGTTTACTAGGGGTGATAATTTAAAGAGACATATGGCTGCTCGCCATTATCACCTGCAGAAAAAGTAAGTTCTTTTTGAAGGGGATAAATGTTAATTTGAACTTAAAACCAAGAGAGGGGTGAGTTTTGTCAAACTAGTTCCTGATCATTAGAGTGGGTGGTTTTGCGTGTGATTTATTTCATCAGTGGCAGCGTGTATGTGTAACCTGCTCGAGGTAGTTATTCCCTGTGCTGTATGGATAGAGATTCATCCTTCTGTATCTTGTGTCTGTTATGAGTGTATTTTATGTTTATGTGGAAACTTGGCAGTTCCAAAGTGTGTGAAGTAATTGTCCATGAGAGAGATATTACTACCTATTTAATGCAGTGATTATGCTAGTAATGGTATTGTATTGTCATCAGTTATATATTTTGTTGTAAACAAAAGACCTTAAATATATGAGTGCAAATCAAGTAgtgtttatatttaaaaattacagAATTCTGTTAGTTGTAAAATCTGACTGAATTACTAGCTGATAATTATGACACATCAAGAACTGAGTTATGTATCCCTTCAGATTAATTTTGATTTTCCACTCTGTTTCTTTTAATTTCCTCCTTCAAATTGTACAACTTTTCCACTTGTAATTTTGTCTTAACATTCTATATTCCCTAATCATAATCTTCTTCTCTTTCTTATTTAATATTGCCTCCCTCAGCATCTTCCATTCGAGCATCCGAATGGGGAGGTATTTTATGTCCGGAATTAACCGGAAGGGCTCATCGTGCTATTTATGCGACAAAGAAAAATGGCTCTCAGTTTGTCAGTACATGTTGTATTGTGCGATTCGGCAGTTTGTAACTATTTAGATCTAAGCGTGTTGGAATATTCCTAAATGTAACTTTAGAGAAGCCTACTGTATCTTgaaattttttacagaagtaacatactgtaagaaaacttgaatttccaggttcttgtataaaaaaataaaatacaaattgatATCTGAACAGGAGTAGTGTATTTCAAGTATATAGAAAGATAAAGCCCTTATTGTCTGTCTACACTGTTGACTATTATCACCGGATACAGACATAATTGACACACCTGTACAGTGTCTTGGAATCTAGTTCTGAAGCAACTTTTGATAGACTGCCATATACAGTGGTTTGCTGGAAAAATAGTTgccacaaaaatttaaatgaagtaCAACAATGGGGACTTGAGTaggtaacagaaaaataaaatgagtCACCATTTCGTGCATCCATATGTAGAGAAAATATGTAGTGTATATATAGAGAGATGTGGAAAATGGATCTACTGAAGAATGAATCCTATTTCATTGACTGTGGTGTGGAACATATTACATTTTTGTTCCAAGGCTTAGAAACTCTATATTAAAGAAACAGTTAAGTGTTGTGCATAAATAGCAAGGAAAATTTAGGTTTCTTGGTTACATGAAGGCAATTTATCACTGCAAACAGTATCAGCCATTAGATATCTGTTGATGTCCTGGCAGAGTCATTTAAAAATGAGTATCCTCATAAAACTTTTTTTTGTAGGAAaggcttttattttatttgttattggaaaataatacaaaattctAATAAATAATGTGTGGCTTTCTTTGTGATTTATTGAGGTCTATATGATGCGTTATTGTTAATCAAGGTTTGTTCTTACCATTAATTGTAACAGGTCTGCCCACAGCTATATGTTTCAGTATGTATGAAATCTGTTTCCGATGACTCCGGTCAAGTTCCTCAAGTAATTTAACCTTAAACAATTTACTATTATTTTCACTAAAAGGTCTGattctgttatgaaacttcctggcagattgaaactatgcgCCAGACTgatactcaaactcaggacctttgcccttcgcgggcaagtgctctaccactgagctacccaagcacgactaacaacCCATTCTCACAATTTTAATTCTGCCATActtcatctcccaccttccaagcaaggacattgtggagacacggcttagcctcaggttggagaatgtttccagaataaaattttcactctgcagtggaatgtgcattgatatggaacttcctggcagatcaaaaggaaaatgtcccaagtttgagtctcagtctcacacacagttttaatctgctaggaagtatcatatcagcgcacactctgctgcagagtgaaaatttcattctgtaaacatcccccagactgtggctaagccgtgtctccacaatatcctttcttcgaggagtgctagttctgtaagcttcgcaggagagctcatGTTTCGAAGGTAGGGCAAGAtattggcagaattaaagctgtgatgatAGGTCCCAAGtcttgcttgggtagttcagtggtagagcacttgtccgcaaaggaCAGATgtcctgacttcgagtctcggtccggcacgcagttttaatctgacaggaagtttcatgtcaatgtacactctgctgcagagtgaaaattttgttctgGACTGATCCTGTTCTTCATCTGAAACCCTCATAGTTCCCATAATATATTTTCCTGTTTGACGATTTGTACACGCCATATGTTGCCTTGCTTTCACAGTCTGGAAACACTGTTTTAGCTTAGGAAAGATACAGTCGCAACAATTTATTGTACAGAGTTTGCTGATTTAATAGTAACTGGAAATGGCAAATGAGAAATTTTCAAATGAGCCTAAGCTTTGCTGTAGAGTGAGAATCATTCTGAGACATTTTACATGTTCTGTTTACAAATGTTTACTCACAGTTTCACTGTATCATCTCAAGTTCTCTTGATGTGTTTTCTCTGTTCTCCTCACATATTGTAGAACTACCATCTTCCACCTCTGATTTCCATGTTTCCCAGCTGTTTCTTCCTGCCCTCTGGCTTTTCCTTGTTTCTACTGCTTCACAATGTGTGCAGACCTCTTCTTGGCACTTTCAGGATTGCTGCATGCTGTTACAATATTGAAAATACAAAGGTACACTTACATAAACACACATTAGCATTATATATGAATTGTAGCATTATTTTTATTGAAAGTTTGCCACCTGCTTTTGACCAGTATTCTGCATCTGCTATGAGAACTAACAATattatacagtattttcatcttatAAGACCTAGTGAAATCCTGTTGAGGGATTGCGTTATTTTGGAAGCATGTGAATTATCAGTGTAGTTGGTGCACATGGGAAAACAAGTTCTTTTCACACTGTATTTCTTTGTGTGACTTTTAGAATTTGCCATTGATCTGGTAGTATGGGGTGAAGGCTGCACAGGGATGGGTCTTCATTTTTTTGTTGGTACACAATATCACATTACTGTCACTGTTACCTTATTTTCTCTCAGTATGGAAGCAGGGAATTGGGAGCATGCAGAATAAGTTTTGACTTGATGTGTGTTTTCCCTATAACAAGGAAACTACATTTTTGCTTTTTTGGCTATATAGCAAACACTACTTCGACTTTTGACAACGCAGCACACCACACTTTATTTTTATGGCACATAAAATGTGACATTAAGCAATATATTTACAACTGTCAGAAGCCCATGGTTTTCTGAAGAGTTAGTTGTTTATTCAACCAGCTGCAATTTTAGAATGGATTTATGCATGTGAGCTTAATACAGCCCAACATAGTATGATTAGTTGAGGGTATGcattaactgcctttttaaatatttttttgttagttACCTCTTTAATTCCCTTTTGctatttaattttcagtttcattcCCTGGTAGGAAGTGCTGTTGTTATTTTTTCTATcttatttcattttctgttatcTTTTCTTAATAATAGCAGCGTAACATAAAAACTATGTAACAGTCTAGTGAATAACTGTTGCCATGTCAGTAAGGAATAGAAACACTTACATATGCTACATTGGAAATGGGTACATCTACGTGCATGTCAGTTAATAATACAAGCAATCTCATGTATACATTATGTTGGGTAACATACTGAAAATGCTTTGTAGGTCTACATGTGTTCCATTAGTAATGTACGGGAACGCAGCCAATTCTGTATTTTTTGTGTACATGCATTCCTGTAACAATGTTTCTGAAGTTCATGAAAATTTCTGTTTTTCTGAGAGTTCCAGATGTGCAATGGGTAGAGAAGGCATGTATTGTTTGTAGCTATAATGTATAATTCCAAAATCCTACACCTCAGTTTGAGTCGATTCTCAGCATCATTTATGTGCAATGATCATGTGTGCTTCTTGATTTGCAATCATTTCTgattgtttccttttttgtaattACCGTAGTAGTCATTGCACCCCACACTCATGCGTTACAAATATTattatataacaatgaaaacaatcaattgttgacaaaataatttaattggatacttaaaaaatctactcacaaagccCGACAGATGACACACATAAAGGATTGTTGTAATTGGCATGCTttcggagccagtgactccttcttcaggcagatggGATGAAGGGGAagtaagagggatgaaggaaaatgaTTGGAGAGGTCTAAGAAAAGAGATAGATTTTGGGAAAATCACCTAGAATTGTGGGTCAGGGGATACTTACTGCAttggatgagaagggaagactgattgttggggactgcatgtgTCAAAATTTGAGTTTGAAGACAGAGTAATATGCAGACAGAGCACTGGCTCTGAAATcttgccaattacaaccatctttcatgtgtgtgttttgttaccCCATGGTGAGTAGATTCTTTATCTGTCCAATTAAAATGTTGTTATatgtttaaaaaacttttaatttgtgGAAATAGTTGGATTAACATAAGATTACGTTTACAGACTAAGTCACGATGTTCAGTTTCTGAACAACAGAGGCATTTGCAATTTGTAGGACATCTGAAGTCAGGGATTAGCTGTTGTCCACAGCCAATTGACAATTCTGCTTTGCAGTATTCTGAGAAACACTATTTCTCTGTAGAAGATGATCAACTTGTAGTTAATTACTTATGTGTTGTTCCAAGGAAACTGAATGTGTGTAGTAAACAATATCACTGAGCTAATTTAGTGAGCTTTATACAAGAGTTTGAAGTCATGCGATGACAGGTTCTACAGGATGTACCAGAGCAACAATGTTCATCTGAAGTGGAATAAGCACCAAGCCACTTTGGAGTCTTTTTTATGCTCTGCTGGGCAGTGAGACATTAATGGACTACACAACTAGTGCTCAGTGTGGTATTTAAGAGCACATAAAATAATTCTTTCAGCCTGTAGTCCATATTTTGAGGCACTGTTTTCTGAAAACTATGAGAACCATCCAGTTATTATCCTGTACAATGTAAAATATGAAATGGTTAAGGCTTTGATGGACTTTATGCACTGTGGCAAAGTAAATGTACCACAAtaaagcttagagccatttttaagctCTTGGAGGCCCTTCAAGTAAGGGGCTGTCTGGCATTGGATGTGTAGATGCAGTTAATTTGAGCAAAGGCAGTGGAAGATTTTCCATCAGTAACTCCAGAAACTATGAAGTGTGAACCTGCTTCTGTGTCATGATTTATTTTGGGTCAGAATGAGCCAGAAGAAAAGGTACAGTCATTTAGAGGGTTCTCTCCAACTGTGTCATCCCAGACAGGAAGTCCCAAGGGAGTTGACTCTGTTTCTAAATTGATACCAAAGAACAGAGAGAGTATTAATCACTCTGGTTCTGGTCAGAGTGTAGGCCAATATGAATTTGAAGATATCATTACTCATGACCAGGATAGCGTGCCCCAACTTTTATCTCATCCGCAAGTACTGCCTAAGTTAAATAACCCAACTTGTGAATCAGGTTTTATTGCCGCTTCTCATAAGTTTGTATGCAGTCAGGTGCAGATATTTAGTGAAGAAGGGTTTTTGGAGCCAGCTATTGCAGAAAAGGAGTGGTTTGAAACACCAGGATCAGTATTAACACATCAAAAGCCAACAAATCTGAGGACACTTCAAAAAAGAGATAACATTAAAAACATCTGAGGTCCTTGACAGTCACATGGAAATAGTAGAAGTAAATGACAATGATGGTTATCATAGTAATGGTGATTTTTGTAAtgattaggagggggggggggcaggaaaataAGTGAAGATCTTCCATGTTAGGAGAATTTTCACACTCTAAAAATGAACAGTTTGCTGTCACCATTTGGCAATACTCATTTAAAAAACCTAACATTGAAAACATCTCTGACATTGTTATGTAATCTATTTAGTTATCATTCTTGCAGGCAGTCTTCTCAGTGTAAGCGAGGGCTGAGGAGACACGTGACGTTCGAATGTGGTAAAGAACACCAGTTTTAGTGCCAAAGCTGAAAGAAACAGTGTGCTAGTATTGATGAATTAAGAGCATGTATGGCTACTCGTTGTTGTCagaaacaaaaatgtgttgcaatgtTGGAAGGGGCCATGTGATAGTACAACCCTAACATAAATGAGGGATGAGCACTGTTGAGTGAGTTTCTGATCTTTATAGAAGGTTTTTTTGTATGAGTTTTACTTCACGAGTGGTAGTGTGTGTGTAAGTTGTTTGTAACAGTGATTCATGGTGCAGTGTGGGCACAAATTCATGTCTGTGTGACTTGTATCTGCTATGGGAACAGTTTAAAGTTTTTGCGAAACTTTCCCGTCACAATGCATACATAGTAATTTCGTTGAGATATGTGCTATTTGCTATTTAATGAAGTAATTATGTCAGTATTATATTGTGTTCTCACATAAACTATACTTTTTGTCGTAAACAGAATGTTGTTTTTGAAGACCTTACATAAACGAGTGCAAGTCAGGTATTGTTGATATGAAAACGTTGACAAATTGAGATTCCTGTAATTTATGCTCAATTACAAAATGATGATTTTTTGTTGTCATTGAACAATTTATTGCTATACTTTGGTTCTCTCATTTAACTgtcaaatattttttctgtgtaggCATGTTGGTGCATCCTAGTCTGATCTTTATATTTCACCTCTGTTATGTTGAGGATTTAGCTGTGCACTGACATACCTGTGCAGTGGCATATTAGGAATTTGTCAGTATAgcactaacaaaaaaaatatggTATGAGAGAATGTCTTCTTCTGATAATTTTCAGTTAGGAACAGACCAACAATGCTTTCAGAATACCCCACAATATATGTAAatttgtcaaaagaaaaaaaaaagaaaataaatttggtggtggtggtgtattaGCCAGGTTGATCACTGCAAGTTGAGCCCTCTCCATTTCTCCCAGTTTATCCTCATCCTTTTTGCAGCTGCATATGACAGATTCATTTTTACAGTCAGTAGTCTGGTGTCTTCCTGTTCCTGTGGTCTTCTTCCCAGTCAGCATTCCTTCTAATCTGTCCTTTACTGTCCAGTCTTTTCATCCTGTATCCTAGCCAATTTATTTCCTCCTCTTAATTGTTTCCAAGATTTGTCTTTTCTTACTTACCTTATGTTAATGCTACCTCATTCCTTATTTCCCAGATTCTGTTCTTCTCCAGATCCACATTTTAAAAGCCTGTAACCATGTCTCTCCTCTGTGTCAGTGTGTCCATGCTTCAGCACCATATAGGACAACACTGCTTGCACACTACTTCACTAATCTTTGCCTGAAATTATTACTTTACTACACAGCTGAAAATACAACACTTTCTGtaacacatttgttctgtgcaataTTGTTTGCATGTTGCTGCTTGTTTTGCATCTTCAATCTCCGCACCTGGTGTTCAGTTCTTTTAAGATATTGTTTATTGCTTATTCATTTTCAGTCAGTAatactatgtcatcagcaaatcttgaaaattttattattttccctTCTCTTGACACACAACTCTTTCTGTTGGAAACCTTTTTTAAATGGATTGCTTAAATAGATATTAAACAGAGTGTGTGATACACATCAGCCTTATCTGACACCTCCTCCAGTTTACTTGTATCATCTCCTGTAATTAGTTTTACTTTTGAAGGTAACAACTCACCAAGTAGTAGATATGCTGAGTCATGAAAAGGCACATAAAAGAGACTGAGGACTCTGCTAGCCTTAGGAAAAATCCTTTCTCAAAGCTATGGAGAGCTCGTGCATCCAacctctcgctcccccccccccccccctctcttcccccccctccctctcccctacaCACACACCTGTATGAATACATTGTAACAGCTATGTTCCGCAGGGACTTTCCAAATTACCGTACTCACTTCTGTTGTTGTGTCATATAAAGATGGTTAGCCTCTGTTATTACCACTTGAATCCAGTATGCTCTAGGATAACTTAAAATTTAGTCCAGGAAACTATATCGTAGTCTTTTTCCCAAGTAAGAGGAATGCAAAACCTTCCATATATCTTTCTAGCTATATTTACTCAGCTATTTATAATATAGTCCAGGTATATTTCTCATATCTAAGCCATATCTGAAGCCAGACTGTTCTTAATCCAATTCTCTTCACTTAAAATTACAATTGAGATATTCTCTGGAACCACAGTTTAACAAAAATACATTGAGATCGAGATACAGAGAATCGtaccttatatttatttatttacagctcttgtaCATGGACTAAATTTAACTGGATTTCAGTTCCATCATTGTTCCAGAGAGTGCCATGATTgtttatttgttattgttattagaaTTTCTGCTGAATGAGATATCAGACTTGATGTTGTTGTCATAATTGTCATTGTCGTCTTTAGTCAAAAGACAGGTTCGATGgagctctccatgttagtctatctgACAAGCTTTTTCACCTCCGCttaactattgcagcctacatccatttgaacctggttattgagttcgagccttggtctccctctacaattttcaccttcCACACTTCTTTTCACAGTGAAATCAACACTACCTTGAGGCCTTAGGATGTGTAATAACATTTGATCACTTCTTTTTACCATTATCTAATTCCGTTGCTACTTGAGCTCCATATCTAATCTGCAGAATTCTTCTATCgcatcacatttaaaaagcttctattctcctcttgcctGAACTACTTAtggttcacatttcacttccatgagGTTGCACTCCAGATTAGTACCTTTTAGAAGAGAGTTCTTAATatctaaatttatattagatgttgacaaattattctttttcatatatgcttttcttgctatagccagtctgcattttatatccccttcACTTCTGCCATTATCAGTTATTGGAATTATTGTCATTTATTCACGAGAGTAATTTTCTGTCTTTCCTTTCTTTAAACTTCTGAAGCATCCAGTTGGAATCTCCACTAGCTGTTTCCTTATATTTAATTTCCTTAACTGCTATTTAACTTTACCATAACATTTTGACATTCTAAATCCTTAGTGCtctttcagttattatttcttGTCCTTCATATCCACAGCATCTGGATGACATCTTGCTTCATACAGTTCTACGAAGTGCCTCTGTCATTAATTCATGGTGCCttgctttctgcagtttcattacCATTCTAATCTTTTATCACCCACATTATGTTCCCCTCCCCCTTTCTGAAGGCCATGTAAATATTTCCCTAGTACATCAAATCACAACTCTCTTCCTTTCTAGTTACTCAGTTTGTTTACTTTTCTTTGTAGATATTCTGCTCTAGATTTATCAGTTTCATTTCTAAGTTGACAATGTAGTGCCTATATCTTTTTCACGCTCTTATGTGCTGGAGTTTTTATGtcctcttctttcttgattcttctccAAAAATTTTTGTGTTACAGTTTCTTAGTGATATTATTCTCTTTAAAATCaactgtttctttcactgcttcctgTGTACAGTTTTTAAGGCAAATCTAATTTTTGCAGCTACTGTCTAATGAGCTGTGTGTTTGGGTTCTTTTATCCTGGAATTAATCTTCAAAAGGTTCCCTTGCTTCTTCCCATTTTTACTTCTGCCACATAACATGTGCTTctccttttttctgttttctatcttTTGCATCAAATAATTATGTCTCCTATCAGGATGACATAATCTCAGTTGATATCCTTGATATCACTTCTGGTAATATCACGGTATTTCTCAAACACTTCGTAAATTGTTCATGTACCAGAATGTAGAATAAATTTGTTGTGTGTAGAAGTAAATTGGACTAACCCAAGCATATA is a genomic window of Schistocerca gregaria isolate iqSchGreg1 chromosome 9, iqSchGreg1.2, whole genome shotgun sequence containing:
- the LOC126291629 gene encoding protein jim lovell-like translates to MDQSNNVHLRWNKHQSTLVSVFDALLDNEKLTDCTISAQGQHLRAHKIILSACSPYFEELFTKNYEKHPIIILHDVKYAVVKALMDFMYRGEVNIPHEELSCVLKLSESLQIRGLSGSGCVDDANVQKGRGSNAPSVPPETRQSEPPPVSHFTSDQTELDDNVQSFRRCSPVVSSQDLGTRELDSDCKSIEKYGTSINHFGSDRSKGQNVLQEVITPDLDSVHQLPSQRQVLPVMSNSTSEPLFSPIPSQSVCNELQSPSGEMAVTENEQFIMPEAVLADNRSADMTTHQLEEVPIEIKSEILETHMEIVEDLTADDSNYPGDDDYRDDCDGAEVDNAEVRRVSEGLKCEENFCTRGINHIHSIFGSADLNSMTSTTSQTVSRKRFSCHSCGKSYQHPQGLWRHMKLQCGKEPQFQCSHCDYRFTRGDNLKRHMAARHYHLQKK